AGGAATAAACATGTAACATGCAATCCAAGAGTTATCAGAGTTGACTACATAGAGTAATCTATGCACTAATCTCACCTGTTGACGGGTATGCTGAGAAAAAAGATCCACAAATATTGGCCACACCAAGGCCAAATAACTGTCAAAAaacattaatcttttattactGAAATATTTTGTGTCCATGTAACCAAGATAATCTCAGCTACCCACTTTTACTGTCAATGTAGCTTACATAATTCGTAAACTAAACAATTTAAACTTGAGCACTGTGTTGTTCCTTATGAAACAGACCTCTTGATTAGAATCTAATTCATATCCATTCTTTGCTGCTAAGGCTTTGGCAATCCCCACAGATTCCTGTAGTGAAGACATTTAGTTATTGCATGGTAAGGATCTAATAAAAAAACAGGAAATAGAGATTCTAGCCGGTTACAGAGAGAATTGTGTACCAGTATAGCCACGCCTGTTATCAGAAACGAAGTTGGGATTAAAGACTTCACATGACTAAAGTTTTTCGGAATGGAAAATGGTGGAAGCCCTTGAGGTATATCTCCTAcctgaagaaaagaaagaggtcATGAAACTTTCttaattatcaaaataataataaaaaaaattcatttcgAAAGTAAGAATATAGAAGGTAGAGAAAGTAAATACAAGTAGTTCTCATGGGAACACAATAATATGTAACATGTAAACTACTGTCATGGTCTAATCGTTATCAggtataaatacatataaagtgAAAATAGAGACCTATACACATCTTAACCCAACAAGTTTAACAAAAACAAACTAAGAACAAACAAAAGTAACAACTAAACAAATCTCATTTTGCGGTTGTTGGTCATTAATCAATAGATAGGTGATCAGTAGATATAtggatatgatataaatataaatatgtatatatatacacacacagcATTGGTTTACTTTAGAAGTTCAGTTCTGGTACTTCAGAAGAAGCTTCTCTCATTATTCTCACCAAAGTAATGGAAGAGGGATGATATATTTTCACAAAGGCTGTACCCAGAACAACAGCAGTGAGGGGACCGCCTGCTCGCAGAAACCGCAACTTCTTCCTTGTTTTCCCCTGTACATGAAACCATCCAGATTAACTAAAAAATCTCAACCATATATGCTTATGTACATACTAAAAAGGAAAAGTGCATACCAAATGCTTCATGGCCAAAATAATTGCTAGGATAAAAGATCCCATCAAGAAAGGAGGCCATTGGAACTACAAGCAAGGATATTTTGCCAATGGTTAGAGAAAGTAATCCAAATGATACTAAACACTAGCAGAAACTGCCATTTATAAATAATCGTGTACTTAGATAACTAACTTTTCCCTTATTATTTTTAGCATTATAAGTTGCAAGTTTCTTAGTCACTTGGTTTACTAATGGTTACGTTCTGCTAATTAAGATCTGCATCAACTATTTATATGTAACattgtattttcattttatttggtAGTGGCACATATTTTGGGACAGAAGGAAATGGTGAGACCCATATGGAATTATCAAATTTGAGTTCATGCACTAGTGGAACTTATATACAAAAACTGATCTTTTCAccaaaaaagtttaaaagtgaGAATGGGTAAAGATAATGAAGGAGGCTACCCAATATGCAATATATTAACGAATAGTGTGGGGGTGTGGCTTTGTGCCTCTGTTGGATCGTTTGACAGAAAAAAGTGCAAGTATCTTGGAATTTCGGCAGGGAAAAAGTGAAGGCTTTACACACATTcaggagaagaaaaaaaacgcACGGGCACTCTAATGTTAATAATGCATACATACTGAGTACGGTACCAACTTGTTCAGTAATTTTTACTAAAATGTCAAGTAAACCCAATAGCTTACCAAAGACACCAAAAGAATATAGATCCAGGTATAGAATATGGAACCTGATCTGCTCCTGAGATTATACTCTTGGCCAACGGAATGATTTGGCTACTTCTGTCCACATCGTATCCCAGGAAATATTTTGCTTGTGATAAGGCTATAACAAAAGCTGAAGCAGTTGTAAAGCCAGATATTACAGAGCGGCTGATAAAGCGTATGAGCCATCCAAGCCTACAATAATTAatagagttaaaaaaaaattaccttttTAAAACCTAAAAAAGTTGATGGAGCAAAAGTACCTCAATAGGAAATATGTTGGCTACAACAATTAAGGATAGGACAAAAAATCAcctttgttaaaaataaaaaagttacaaaatcaccctttttacaaacttaaaaaagttaattaatggAGCTGAAGTACCTTAACAGTCCCATCGTGCATTCTAGAATGCCAACCATGAGTGACAACAATATTGCAAGTTCTGTATATAATTCGGTGGATGAATCAACATTGCCAAGAACATTAGAGACCAGTAGAGAAACCAATGCTACTGGACCAACAGCAAGCTGGCGAGATGACCCAAATATGGAATACACAAAGACAGGCACTAGTCCGGTATCTGAAAAGAATGGTAATTGTtgggaagaaaaaagaaaaaacgatTACTCCATCAGTACAAGCTAATGACCTATTTCTTACTcttaaattcacaaatggcacTGAAGTTATATTATGATCACTCAATTCGTGTTCCCTCTTACATGAAACTAGCTTATAAAGCAATACAACACAAGTATAAGTACGTAAAAAACTTAGCTATAATATTAGGACCATATATTAAACTTACAAAGTCCATATATTGGTTGAAGTCCGGCGAGCTTTGCATACGACATAGACTGCTCACAAtagacaaagaaaaaaaaaagataaagagatcaaaatttaatgtttacaaaatcaaaaccaaacaaatGTAGCCAAAGATCTACAATAAAATGAACATTTCATCCAACCAGTCAGCAGTAAGCAAATAACGAAATTCATCAGAGTTTCCACCAAATACGAACTTATCCTCTTAAATTTAGAAACAAGATCAGCATAAACATGATACATTATCAAGGGGTGATATATACGCAACAACTTTTGCCAATACACAAGTACAATGATCTGAAGCATGACTTTGCACAAGTAAAAAGTCTTAAGAGCTAGTAGATGAGCTCTCATTTGCTAAttttttgacaagtgaattttacctcagatGCGTATGATGTGTGTTAATCGCACAACGAAATGGTCacgcactaagcggatcttaagtagcctttctcaccataccacctcctttattggaaaataccgtcgaggagaacctaccaaggctcgaactcgagaccttggagtaaactcccCCGGGGTCccgcatagcaggtttagtgaaacaACACAGTTGTCATTCGCTAATACAATCCGGTTATCCGGAATTACTTAAAAAACATAGATTTTTCAACATGAatacattttactttttttttattatagttaTGCTAACGTCATCTACTTTTTACGATAGAGACAAATCCCATGATCCAGTAATTTTCAGCCACTACACAAGATCTAAATCCACTAATAAAATCTATTTCTAAATCCAAGacatgtgtgtgtatgtatttatCAAATGTTATCACAAAAATTTGAATCAAAAAATTCAGTCTGCTATAAGCAACAGCCAATCAAAAATCTACAAAATGTCAAATCTAATCCTCTAGTCAAACACGTTACACGCTACTCTCATTCAAAATCAGCAAACAacaaaaatcataaataataactatagttattaatgataatattaataataattagaaactaaaattgaattaaacttgaattaaattaaacaaaatttcCGTAAATAACTAATTTCCGGTAATTTCGgatagaatttaaaaaaaaaaaaaagatataccTGAGGAACAAGCATAATACCGACAGTAACGCCGGCGATAACATCCGGCTGTAAATTCTCGCGCCAATTATAAATTCTGATCCATCTAGAGCACGGAAGTAAGAAATCTATCCAATCTACTGTTTTCATTTGCTTCACTCTCCTTCTCCATTTCGAAAACGACGTCGTtgaggatgaagaagaagacGACGGTGTTGTGTCTCCGCCGTCGCCGTAAGGATGCTGGAACGGAATGACTTTAACTGGCCGAGAAGTCGCCGGAGTTCTGGTCGGCGGTGAAACCAGGTCGGAGAGACTTGAGGATGCGTAAGTTATCTCCATCCGGCTAACCGTTAGTCACTTTAATTgtgtgaaatgaaatgaaggttTTTTGGCTCTGGTTTTTAAGTATTTAGAGGTTATTTTTTCTTTGCCAAATTAAGTTTGATTTTATGAGTTATAATATGGATTAGAAAGTTTGTTACGTTAAACGGTTTTGTAGGTCCAGGTGAAAGTTTACAATTCGTGAAAATTGAGTCTATAAATAATACagctaaaatattatatttatattatatatataaaaaaaaatactttcgTCAACTTCATCAAATTATTAGTCAGGTTATTGAAATTTAACGAGAACTTTCAAAATAGACAAGCTCGAGCTCTACTCAATTAGTTTAAAGAATTAAAGTGTTAATGTGTTATATACAACAATGTCTTGTATCCCACTAGGAATCACCATTCACTAACtcattcaaaaattaaaatgagtttTTCTATGAATGGAAGTTATAAGAAAAGGTGCATAAAAATTGTTAACTACATAAtgcataaaaatatatgtatgagAAAAAGATTTATACAAGGATCACTTCTCATATGTTAATAATTGATCTTTTATGCAACATAATAGTATATGGGGTCCAggttcatttgatttttttatgtaaCTTTGGAGTGATATGTATTAGTAGTGTTATTACAAACAAATCAATATTAGTAGCATTAATACTAAAATTAGGACTTGTACCATTGTATGATGGGACATTTATATATCAAAGTTGAACCAATCTGAATGATTattgaaacaaatattaaaggCATATATATAAACGAATAATAAGAAGCACGTTGGTTTGATCTTTCGATCTCAATTTGATCTTACGATTCCGATCTTATAAAGACAATAATGATCATGTGTATAATTTCAGTTTAAAAACTTTGAAGAATACTATGTTAGTATTCAGTGTCGTCTCTGAGAATTTATGGATCTAGTCCGAGCAAAAAAAAGACTCTTAAGTTAGTACATGACAATCATATATTCTCATTCCTCTTGATATATACATGTATTGTTTACAATAGATGAGAAAAAATGACTACTTACATGTCAATAAAAAAAAGCGGTAGACAATGAAATAACAATGTCACGACAACTTGACTACCCAGTTCTGAGATAACGTACTGAATAACATTTTTTCTATCTAAAGAAGTATGTAGTATCTTTTGTATGCGAGTTAAATTAtatgcttttattttttagtattgtTAGAATTTATAATGGACTTAGTTAATTTCATATACGaataaataactttttatatataacattaaatataaaataaaaacgaacCCCCTTAAAAATCGGGTCTCGGCCGGTCGGCCACTTCGGTCACCATCTAAGCCGACCTTTTTAGTATTTTACGTGTTAAGATCGAATAACATATATATCCTCACAAAAAAGTGTTAACTTAATATACTTTCTACATAATAATTTGTCGTTATTTTTTATTCTATGTAATATAATACTAAACAGATACTCGCGCGTTGCAACGGCTATTATTTGAAGCGCACAAAATTATCTAAGAACAATAATGAATATATGGTAATAAAGCGCTTCAAAATATTAAGGGTTCACTTCTATTAAATCTTGGGTATTGAATGTTATaaatgtaaattgtatagaGGTATATTAGGTGTTTTAAAAGCagtgtaaaaaagaaaaagagacattTGTTTTATTAAGTAGTATAGTCccatataatttataacaaagCTAGAAATGTGATTGTGTAGGTGTAAGAACTATTTATGGAATGGGGTGATTCATATAAAAtgcgatttttttttaaaatatttgtgtcACGGAATAGCTAGCCGTTACATCCAATTGTACAGGCAGTCATtagcgaccgatccacgaagtcTGAGAACCACAGGGGAGGGAAAATCACACCAATTTAGCCGCTACATAAGGCAAGACGCTAAATTGGAGGAAAACCTTGCTCGCTCGGATTCGAACCTTGGTCTCCTAATGCCCAACATGTTCACATAGATGGTATTTAATTCATTTTCCTTGCGatctaaaattataaatatttactacGTCCTGCAAAATGCCACGGAATCATGGATGTCGTGCCAAGATCTAATGTTGTATCAGGACTTCATTGAGTCCAAGTTCATTCCATTCTTGGTCTCCTTTATAATCTCGAATTGATGGAACATGAAAGTATAAACAAATGCGTTTTAACATTATTTGTATAACCTCCCATTAATATCCGAATTTAGACTAATTTGCAAACAATTTACAGTTTTAACATATCCACAAAATACATgtttaattaaatcaattaaattaaTGAAGGTGAATATGATGGTGaatataattgatgttaaagaaattagtgtagttattttaaggatcaaaagatttttattgtaaattatatcattaaggatattataagtatattagatagagatgCTTAGGGGTGATCATGGGCTCAACCCGGCCCGGCCCGTGACccgaaaaatacaaaatatatggaCCGAGGACCGGCCCATGTTTCATTGGGTCGGTCCAGTCCGGGTTAGCATGCGGGCTCGGGTTTTTTTGCAGGTCAACCCTAACCCGGAGAACAAGAATATATTTCAtggtttttaagtgttcttatggTTTTCATAATAATGGTTTAATTACAATACAATATCTCATTATGGTTCTCATTTTGACTGTGCTTTAACTATcaacaacattaagaaattatgTGAAATTCCTAATTACATTATTAACATGATTTTACATAAACAAAAGTTTGTTGGATGGAATTGAAAACTAAATCATATACTGAAatccatatataaatatattaaaatactagtaaaaatattattatgatatataaaatatatttatagaagTCTACATGAGTTCTATAACAATGTAATGTCAATGTTGGCTGGATTGGCGGGTTCTCGAGTTTTTCCCTGGGTTAGTCGAGCTCGTTTTTTTCGGGTCGGTTAAACAGGTTTGACGGGTTGGCCCGTATCTTGATCACCCCTGGAGATActtaaataatgaataaaaaaaaagaagtatttTAGCTAGCTCAAATTTGTAAAATGAGAAAATGGATGAGGGGTTTATAAataagatgtttaaattaatgattaaaaaaagagttattttaggtaattcaaagttgtaatttgagaaAATGGATGAATGGTTGATactttatatagtaatataaaaatatagatataaatcattttattccttcaAATTTGGAAAAAATAGAGATTCTTAATTTTTATCACTCATTTGATAAATTgatatgtttaaatataaaaaatgtgtaGTGTacacatgttaaaaaaaacctttttataGAATCCAAATgcacaaaatattaataaaaatagtagtTTTTTAATCGTATACATTatgtaaatatagatatatgacaGTTAGTTtggtttattaagtcaaaaaataaacatgaatTTTAACTCAATGTActagattttaattattaagggGGTGCTTGGTTCACAAGGGGGAAAGATAAGGGAAAGGGAAAACTATCGTTATAAAGTAgagtattataatatatatatatatatatatatatatatatatatatatatgggaaagataatttgcgaccaaataaaaaaagtccaaaaaaggaccattgattttcttaacttacacaccaccatcatcatctactacgatatacaaaacttttttgtaaaaacactaagactttttcgtaacttacacatgtgtaagttaacttacacatgattttttctGTGAACCCCGTCGCTGGatagtcttagtgtttttacaaaaaagtcttgtatatcgtagtagatgatgatggtgtacataAATCAAtagtcctagttggtcctaaaataagaggtggtctcaaaatatatctcacccatatatatatatacgagcatagtacccgcacgttgcagcGGCTAGAAGATGAGGACAATATAAAATGAAGGCGATGGTGGTGATCGAAGAATGCGAAGGAGAAGGATGTTGTGTGTTTTGtgggtttaaatttttgataaggGTACTTTCGGTAGATACTTGAGGAGGTGTAAAAAACAATAGAAGTAAGAAGAGTATTATGGGAATGAAAaagttgcttaatttcttaaaaccaataccctttataagggtttatagatatatatatatatatataattaaaacattaagCACCCATCTTTAACTTTATTGCAGATCATttctttcctctctctctctttctctctctctttctctttctaataatatacatattttcaaccaccaccaccacccaccgAAGTTGTCCCCGACGCCCACCATCACCATATCCCATCTCCATCTTATTCTCTAATACGAGTAATACATATCTTTAACAAACACCATTAGTCCGCcacccacagaaaaatcatgtgtaagttaacttacacatgatatTCTGgtggcccgtcgccggaaagtcttagtgtttttacaaaaaagtcttgtatatcatagtagatgatgatgatgtacaaaaatcaatggtcctagttggtcctaaaataagagatGGTCtcaaatatctcacccctatatatatatatatatatatatatatatatatatatatatataattaaaacattaagCACCCATCTTTAACTTTATTGCAGATCATCTccttcctctctctctctcataatatacatattttcaaccaccaccaccacccaccgAAGTTGTCCCCGGTGCCCACCATCACCATATCCCATCTCCCTCTTATTCTCCAATACGAGTAATACATATCTTTAACAAACACCACCAGTCCACCACCCACTGGATGTCGGATGGTGGATTTTGGTGGTAGGGGGTGTCGGATGGCGGTTGGTGGAGGTGAAGTCTGATGGTGATGTCTCTGGCCaccatacacacacacacacacacacacacacacacacatatacatacgtTTTTGAGTGGTGGAGGCTGTTGGAGGTGATGGAGGTTGTTGGAGATGTCGAATGGGTGGTTGCTGGAGTGATGTCGGATGAAGGTGGCTGCCGGAGGTGATGTCGGGTGGCAGTGGCCAGTGGTGGATTCCAACAAGTCcggcagaaaaaaaaaaaaaaaaaagaaagggtgAAGAAGAAATTTGTGAGTAATTATTACCTTACCCCTCAATTTATTGGGTAATGCTCAATTACCCACTTCTAAGTATTGATTATCTTTGCTTAGCCCTACCAAGCACTAGTATTCATTCCCTTTGTCATTCCTTACCCCCCAAAACCCCCAACCAGGCACCCCTTAAatctattaattaaaaaataaacatagcCTAAACTTGATTGGTATTTTATTAAGTAACTAGATGTAGACTCgggtatatatacatgtaagtTTAAATAATAATCTCAGATGTTTTAGATGTTCTTATGCATAGTGACTTTTTTCCACACTCATGACTCGTTATAATATGGAAAAGTTGAAATGACCGCAACTTCTTTGAGGAAAACCATCAATTCGTTTCAcaataaaaaaagtcaaagaacATAAGCTTCTCATggataacaaataataaatcattaaaactcTGAATAGATTGACCAAATTAATGTAGTTTTAATTGCAAACATGATGTAAACTTTGCTCTCCCTGATGGTACTACTAAGTTATGAGTAAATAAACATTAAGCAATGGTGTTTTCAGTAATGCagtataattaattttatataagaaATAAATGACTACCATTAGAGTATaagatttataattttatttgctCACctctttttagttattttatatttttattttgcagTTACATTTActgttttaaataattttaaatataaaagctCGAGCTAATAGCTCTTTCAAAAAGGAATACTaccatagttgtcgactcgtaatTTTTGAATCGActcgaaaacatgatttttgactCATGACTCGAAACgttttatatttgataaaatgaaaaaaaaaaaaaaaaagggaaaagcGTCACTCTATAGGTtcatttttaaaagaataaagacaaaagatgaagaaaaaagtAAACGGAAGGCATACTATCCCCAAAACCACAAATAATCTTCACCATCCCATCCCGTAAAAGTAATGTTTGTAAAACATCTTTACTTAATATTCACATAATTTAGGCATTCTCAAAAATTAAACCTTCGACTCTCAACTTTAAATGTGGACCCAAACTACATTATTACTGGGTACCACTCCAACAAAAGATGGATATTTTATCAAACCCAAGTACCCAACTAGCAATTCGCAAGAGAGGTTAAAAGATACATAAAATACAATCTAAAGAAACATTGATCAAACAAACTCTAGACTCCTCCCTTTAACCACGAGGATCATAAAAagagtttaaaaagtaaaaaaatagtcttccgcgggttttgagtccTAATACCTTGGTGGTGTATGGAGAAGATTAAGATGTAGatagaccttacctctacctaagtagagaggttgcttctcatttctacctaaatggttaaaaggccctccaaccttgaAAGAGTTTAAAAAGGTCCCACCCATATAGGTCACATTCTACAGTTGATTTTTGTAATAGTAAATCTCACGTTAGTCgtttatttgatttattagtTATAATAAAGATTTGGAAAAAACTCAACGCTATTAACTCGTCTGTAAATATAATCATGACATATTAGAACAGGTGATTATCTATACACCACCGCACGCGAGTAAAAAGCATGTTTGGAACATGATCTAAGAAATATTTCCGAACTAAATACCATGATTTTCAATGATATATAGTAAGCGGCTTAGCCAAATTATAGATGTGTCAAGTGTCGAAGGAGATATAAGAGAGCATCCGTAAGGACCGTAACAATATTTTGATTcctttatattcatatttttactTTCAATTCACCCGATTAATGTAAATTCTTACAAATCGATATGCCCCATATTTCAATAAACATGATCCTATTCACCAATAGAACAGTTTTCTTTTGAAGACAATGAGTAACTAAACTATCTAATACTCGACGtaatttgaacaaaaccaaTGTAACTAAGAATAAAATACTAATACCCGTTAAATTTTAGCCAGTTTTAAGTTGAGAAAATGGTTGGAACCTCATAATCTACATCCACATTCATTGTACGAAGAGAAAATATCATTATACAATTCAATAGAGCTCCACAACCAATAATCTCACATAGATGATGACTTCTAAAAACACTAAACTCACCATTCAGCATCATAATTTATATGCAGAAAGGATGCACAATAATATGAGTGAGAACTTACAAGTGGTTGACCATGGTTGACTCTGGAGCTCAAAGAATTACAGGATTGTCACAGTTATTTAGTGATGTGTCTGTGCGTGCTCAGGTTTGTGAGAGAACTCGTAATCAAGATGAACAAAAGCACGCTCTATCTCAGGCAGGAGCTCAAGTTTCTCTTGAAGCGACTCTCCAATATCGTGAGCTGTCTGCAGCGGCATTTCTGATGGTAGAACGATGTCTACCTCAACAAAGTAGTGAGATCCAAAGGTGTATGCTCTTACAGTATCTATGTGCCTTATAGCTTTGTGGTGATTCCAACAGAGGTATGTAAGTTTCTGTAAATATTCAGGTGCGGCTGATTTTCCTACTAGGGAGTTTACGTTTTCCAACACCGTGAGTGACCATGTACGAATAGTGTAAAGTGCCAGCTGTTACGGAAAATATATGAGTCAAATAAGATGTAGCTCTCAAGATATGTTTGTTGACCTAGTCAAGTCAAAGTGACAGGTCGGGTCAACACAAGTAACTCTTGGAACAGCCATGTTGATCCTATGATTTATGTGGGCGCGTTTATATAGTCACCATAACTGCTAGCATTCACTTTCACGAATGGGTAGCGTCCCAACTCATCGAAACATGAAAGCCTTTTCTTATTCATTTCTAACCTAATATATGGCCTACATTTTATAGAGGACACAAGGTGCAGCCTTTACTTTTGTTCAGACTCAAGTGTCAAACACTTTCATCTAGTAAACTTCATAGCACATACTAAACAGCAAACTTGTAAAATAGATAGGAACATATGCAATGGAAAATAGCAGAAAGAACTTACAATTATAGCCCCAACAGGATCCATCCAGTCACTAATATAGTTGGCAAGTAGTACAGCTATCAGGCCGATGAGATTGGTGACAACATCAAAAAAGTGATCCTGAGCATAGGCTTTGACAATTTCATTGGTAAATGAGCGACAATATATACACAGAGCGAGTTTCACAAATGTCACTGAAAGCATGATGCCAACAACCCATTGTTCTTGCTCTTTAGTAAGATTAAAATCCTTTTCCTGAAATGGCCAGCATTATTGACGTTAATACtgtatatttaaatttcaaagaATGTATGAATGAGAATTTTGAAAGCAATTCAATAATCAAAATGATATAGTCAGTGGTGTTAAAAAAGTGTAATAGGAGATGGTGTTTAGACatggtttatttttttaataaataaataatatgcaGTTTTGTGTAACAAATTATACATATCTAACAAGTTAATTCTAGAAAGAACAGAAGCTCATGTTCTTGTGACAACAGGCAGCTATGACATATGAGATGCGTAAAAATCCCAAATTCAGCTACACAATTGGTAACTTgatcctttttattttatcctTTGATAGCCAGATTTGTTATTACTAAAACACAATTCATTATTCTACCACTAAATCATCAGATAAGCAGAAGCAATCTATTTATCCTAATACTAAGAAATTATTATGTCTAGAAGTCACAATAGCCATCAAATCAGTTTCAAACCCGAACACTTGCTTACAAAACATACAATACTGTTTTATGTGATATATAATAAGGTAATTGGTTTTGCATCTTTGTCTTTACCATTTTGGTCACTTTCTACTTTTGTTGTCACTTTCCTCTTTGCGTGTCTGT
The Erigeron canadensis isolate Cc75 chromosome 2, C_canadensis_v1, whole genome shotgun sequence DNA segment above includes these coding regions:
- the LOC122588799 gene encoding sulfate transporter 4.1, chloroplastic-like — encoded protein: MEITYASSSLSDLVSPPTRTPATSRPVKVIPFQHPYGDGGDTTPSSSSSSSTTSFSKWRRRVKQMKTVDWIDFLLPCSRWIRIYNWRENLQPDVIAGVTVGIMLVPQSMSYAKLAGLQPIYGLYTGLVPVFVYSIFGSSRQLAVGPVALVSLLVSNVLGNVDSSTELYTELAILLSLMVGILECTMGLLRLGWLIRFISRSVISGFTTASAFVIALSQAKYFLGYDVDRSSQIIPLAKSIISGADQFQWPPFLMGSFILAIILAMKHLGKTRKKLRFLRAGGPLTAVVLGTAFVKIYHPSSITLVGDIPQGLPPFSIPKNFSHVKSLIPTSFLITGVAILESVGIAKALAAKNGYELDSNQELFGLGVANICGSFFSAYPSTGSFSRSAVNHESGAKTGLSGIIMGIIMACALLFMTPLFEYIPQCALAAIVISAVIGLVDYDEALFLWRVDKKDFFLWSVTSATTLFLGIEIGVLVGVGFSLAFVIHESANPHIAVLGRLPGTTVYRNIQQYPEAYTYNGLVIVRIDAPIYFANTSYIKDRLREYEIVVDQSSKRGPEVERIYFVILEMAPVTYVDSSAVQALKELYQEYNSRDIQIAIANPNKEVLLTLAKSGFIDQVGKEWCFVRVHDAVQVCLQHVPNPNNSPKIPHSSTDESSRFLERLGTRRKEDLSTSEMESGERVPIISKDSDPQLEPLLPRKSH